The Sporomusa termitida genome has a window encoding:
- a CDS encoding GntR family transcriptional regulator, translating to MERRLVPIKLDSYKPLREVVAETLREAIVNGTLKPGERLMEIQLAEELGVSRTPVREAIRKLELEGFVVMIPRRGTYVADLSIKDINEVFEIRTALDVLAAGLAVERITEDELEQLERLLVEIGELIEEDDADKIVESDSQFHDILYRASRNDRLVGIINNLREQFTRFRSISIQYPGRMQKSVEEHRRLVEAIASRDTDLAQQLAREHMENSEQTLLQDLNERRQT from the coding sequence GTGGAGAGGCGATTGGTACCGATTAAATTAGACAGCTATAAACCGCTGCGGGAAGTTGTGGCGGAAACGCTCAGAGAAGCGATTGTAAATGGCACGCTGAAGCCTGGCGAGCGCCTCATGGAGATTCAGCTGGCTGAAGAACTGGGGGTTAGCCGGACACCGGTCCGTGAAGCGATTAGAAAACTGGAACTGGAAGGGTTTGTGGTGATGATTCCCCGCCGGGGAACCTATGTGGCTGATCTGTCAATCAAAGATATTAATGAAGTCTTTGAAATCCGGACAGCTCTTGATGTTTTGGCAGCCGGACTTGCCGTTGAACGCATTACCGAGGATGAACTTGAACAACTCGAACGTCTGCTGGTCGAGATTGGCGAGTTGATTGAAGAGGACGATGCCGACAAAATCGTAGAATCTGACAGCCAATTCCATGATATTTTATACAGGGCCAGCCGGAATGACCGGTTAGTGGGTATTATTAATAATCTTAGAGAGCAGTTTACCCGTTTTCGGTCAATCTCGATTCAGTATCCGGGCCGGATGCAAAAATCAGTAGAAGAGCACCGCCGACTGGTGGAAGCGATTGCCAGCCGGGACACCGATCTGGCGCAGCAGCTGGCCCGCGAACATATGGAAAACTCAGAGCAGACACTGCTCCAGGATCTGAACGAACGCCGTCAGACTTAA
- a CDS encoding nucleotidyltransferase family protein yields the protein MYDAIILAGGENNEHLNRYTSQPYEAMIDIAGKPMVELVASALAASSQVSRIFIAGPVRELTQCSFPDKAVIVAGGRTIIETISLGMKALGHENLTLVVTADIPLLTPTAVEDFLSQCAGIQADLYYPIVTRQDHEYRFPGNKRTYVRLQEGTFTGGNIFLVNPKIVAPCMTVAERIIAHRKNPFKLCCLLGWTFVVQFLFGRLKLKQVEKRVGDILGIKGAVIRSQYAELGIDVDKPSDLELVRSCFIQSL from the coding sequence ATGTATGATGCTATAATCCTAGCTGGTGGCGAAAACAATGAGCACCTAAACCGTTATACATCCCAGCCTTATGAGGCGATGATTGATATTGCCGGTAAGCCAATGGTTGAACTTGTGGCCAGTGCTCTGGCGGCCAGTTCACAGGTATCCCGCATCTTTATTGCCGGTCCGGTTCGAGAACTGACCCAATGCTCCTTTCCGGACAAAGCAGTCATTGTGGCTGGCGGCCGGACGATCATCGAAACCATCAGCTTAGGGATGAAAGCATTAGGACATGAAAACCTGACACTGGTAGTGACGGCCGATATTCCCTTGTTAACGCCAACGGCTGTCGAAGATTTTCTGTCACAGTGCGCCGGTATACAAGCCGATTTATATTATCCTATCGTTACCCGGCAGGACCATGAATACCGGTTTCCCGGGAATAAGCGTACTTATGTGCGCTTACAGGAAGGGACTTTTACCGGGGGGAATATTTTCCTGGTCAATCCTAAAATAGTGGCACCGTGTATGACGGTGGCGGAAAGAATTATTGCTCATCGCAAGAACCCCTTTAAGTTATGCTGTTTGTTAGGCTGGACCTTTGTTGTGCAGTTTCTTTTCGGCAGGCTTAAACTAAAGCAAGTGGAAAAAAGGGTTGGCGATATTTTAGGGATCAAAGGTGCGGTTATTCGGTCGCAGTATGCCGAGCTTGGCATTGATGTGGACAAACCCAGCGATTTGGAATTAGTGCGCAGCTGTTTTATACAAAGTCTTTAA